A genomic region of Desulfocurvus vexinensis DSM 17965 contains the following coding sequences:
- a CDS encoding bifunctional acetate--CoA ligase family protein/GNAT family N-acetyltransferase: MNLDNLNTMFRPNSVAVIGATEEPGHPGAVLMRNLLASKFIGPVIPVHETLSSCFGLPVYREIDTLPLTPDLALICSEPETVPDYVLQLGRRGTAGAVIIGNGFADLPADVRAMLEGAILSAARRTDLRFLGPESIGFLSPATGINASLAHTGAESGRVAFVTESDSLFTSVLDWAGSRNIGFSHFISLGRKLDFGFGDLLDWLNADPNTRAVMLYVEEIGNARKFMSAARATARNKPLLVIKGGRTPEAAELLGRYSRRPQGLDAVYDAAFRRSGMLRVGDIDSLFDAVETIVRARPLKGERLAILSNGRSPGILVQDMLIGGGGTLARLTEETRTALMDLLAGEPGGPAKAFLDAENPVNITAHASPERYAEALKILLKAEGVDAVLVLNVPSPLVDGQDVARAVAGAARRAKRTVLASWIGGEHSQKGREILNEAGISTYWTPDKAVRAFLNLVHYGRNQDMLMQTPASLPTEFMPDTSTARMVVENALESGRSTLTVPEAMDVLDSYAVPVVETRLSGSPEAAEAAAREMGFPVALKVLSPDSFCKTRAGGVALDLDSPEAVREASAAVAERVAEAHPDCRVAGYIVQRMGRRPRAREVFVRASTDPVFGPYIHFGQGGADTEILRDEAMALPPLNMALARELISRTAVSHLLAGNRDQPGADLDALCLTLVKVSHIIIDIPEVQTLAINPLFVDQDGVLALDAEITIAPAQGEPGARLAIRPYPRELEECVVLPDGTRVTLRPIRPEDEPAHWEFLSRLSIDDIRYRFFGLVRELPRSEMIRLTQIDYDREMAFIATAEKPDAPGQTETLGVVRGMTKPDNSATEFAIVIRSDLKRKGLGRILMDKLIRYARARGTRFMIGEALLENKGMATLAERLGFEVKKNYDDDVYQFRLPLNPE; encoded by the coding sequence ATGAATCTGGACAACCTCAACACCATGTTCCGGCCCAACTCCGTGGCCGTCATCGGCGCCACCGAAGAACCCGGGCACCCCGGCGCCGTGCTCATGCGCAACCTGCTGGCCAGCAAGTTCATCGGCCCGGTCATCCCCGTGCACGAAACGCTCTCGTCGTGCTTCGGCCTGCCCGTGTACCGCGAAATCGACACCCTGCCGCTGACCCCCGACCTCGCGCTCATCTGCTCCGAGCCCGAAACCGTGCCCGACTACGTGCTCCAGCTCGGGCGGCGCGGCACCGCCGGGGCGGTGATCATCGGCAACGGCTTCGCCGACCTGCCCGCCGACGTGCGCGCCATGCTCGAAGGCGCCATCCTCTCCGCCGCCCGGCGCACGGACCTGCGCTTTCTGGGCCCCGAGAGCATCGGCTTCCTCTCCCCGGCCACGGGCATCAACGCCAGCCTGGCCCACACCGGCGCCGAAAGCGGACGCGTGGCCTTTGTCACCGAGTCCGACTCGCTGTTCACCTCGGTGCTCGACTGGGCGGGCAGCCGCAACATCGGCTTCTCGCACTTCATCTCCCTGGGCCGCAAGCTCGACTTCGGCTTCGGCGACCTGCTCGACTGGCTCAACGCCGACCCCAACACCCGGGCCGTGATGCTCTATGTGGAGGAGATCGGCAACGCGCGCAAGTTCATGTCCGCCGCCAGGGCCACGGCGCGCAACAAGCCGCTGCTGGTCATCAAGGGCGGGCGCACCCCCGAGGCCGCCGAGCTGCTGGGGCGCTACTCGCGCCGCCCCCAGGGCCTGGACGCCGTGTACGACGCGGCCTTCCGCCGCTCGGGCATGCTGCGCGTGGGCGACATCGACTCGCTCTTCGACGCCGTGGAAACCATCGTGCGCGCCCGGCCCCTCAAGGGCGAACGCCTGGCCATCCTCTCCAACGGCCGCAGCCCGGGCATCCTCGTGCAGGACATGCTCATCGGCGGCGGCGGCACCCTGGCCCGGCTCACGGAAGAAACACGCACCGCGCTCATGGACCTGCTGGCGGGCGAGCCCGGCGGCCCGGCCAAGGCCTTCCTCGACGCCGAAAACCCCGTGAACATCACCGCCCACGCCAGCCCCGAGCGCTACGCCGAGGCCCTGAAGATCCTGCTCAAGGCCGAGGGCGTGGACGCCGTGCTCGTGCTCAACGTGCCCTCGCCCCTGGTGGACGGCCAGGATGTGGCCCGCGCCGTGGCCGGGGCCGCCCGGCGCGCCAAGCGCACCGTGCTGGCCTCGTGGATCGGCGGCGAGCACTCCCAGAAGGGCCGCGAAATCCTCAACGAGGCGGGCATCTCCACCTACTGGACGCCCGACAAGGCCGTGCGCGCCTTCCTGAACCTGGTGCACTACGGGCGCAACCAGGACATGCTCATGCAGACCCCGGCCTCGCTGCCCACGGAGTTCATGCCCGACACCTCCACCGCGCGCATGGTGGTGGAAAACGCCCTGGAATCGGGCCGCAGCACCCTGACCGTGCCCGAGGCCATGGACGTGCTGGACAGCTACGCCGTGCCCGTGGTCGAAACGCGCCTGTCGGGCAGCCCCGAGGCCGCCGAGGCCGCCGCCCGCGAAATGGGCTTCCCCGTGGCCCTCAAGGTGCTCTCGCCCGACTCCTTCTGCAAGACCCGCGCGGGCGGCGTCGCCCTGGACCTGGACTCCCCCGAGGCCGTGCGCGAGGCCTCCGCCGCCGTGGCCGAACGCGTGGCCGAGGCGCACCCCGACTGCCGCGTGGCGGGCTACATCGTCCAGCGCATGGGCCGCCGCCCCCGGGCCCGCGAAGTCTTCGTGCGCGCGAGCACCGACCCCGTGTTCGGCCCCTACATCCACTTCGGCCAGGGCGGCGCGGACACCGAAATCCTGCGCGACGAGGCCATGGCCCTGCCGCCGCTGAACATGGCCCTGGCCCGCGAACTCATCTCGCGCACCGCCGTCTCGCACCTGCTGGCCGGAAACCGCGACCAGCCCGGGGCCGACCTCGACGCCCTGTGCCTGACCCTGGTCAAGGTCTCGCACATCATCATCGACATCCCCGAGGTCCAGACCCTGGCCATCAACCCCCTGTTCGTGGACCAGGACGGCGTGCTGGCCCTGGACGCCGAAATCACCATCGCCCCGGCCCAGGGCGAGCCCGGGGCGCGCCTGGCCATCCGCCCCTACCCGCGCGAGCTGGAGGAGTGCGTGGTGCTGCCCGACGGCACACGCGTGACCCTGCGGCCCATCCGCCCCGAGGACGAGCCCGCCCACTGGGAATTCCTCTCCCGGCTGTCCATCGACGACATCCGCTACCGCTTCTTCGGCTTGGTGCGCGAGCTGCCGCGCTCGGAAATGATCCGCCTGACCCAGATCGACTACGACCGCGAAATGGCCTTCATCGCCACCGCCGAGAAACCCGACGCCCCCGGCCAGACCGAGACCCTCGGCGTGGTGCGCGGCATGACCAAGCCCGACAACTCCGCCACCGAATTCGCCATCGTCATCCGCTCCGACCTCAAGCGCAAAGGCCTGGGCCGCATCCTCATGGACAAGCTCATCCGCTACGCCCGCGCCCGGGGCACCCGCTTCATGATCGGCGAGGCGCTGCTCGAAAACAAGGGCATGGCCACCCTGGCCGAACGCCTGGGCTTCGAGGTCAAAAAGAACTACGACGATGACGTCTACCAGTTCCGCCTGCCCCTGAACCCCGAATAG
- a CDS encoding DMT family transporter encodes MDTTSTQTLEAAAPPVPGTLLPTLAILAAVVLWGASFSAMKTLLAVLPPESLMLARQAGACLAVAFFLPRLSLAGYRKGDWKWLGLFVLFMPCAYFLLESNALTLTTSSQAGVISASVPLLVALGARMVLGEPLTRRTLAGLVLSMAGVCWLTLAGAPDAKAPNPLLGNILELLAMLCAAGSMIMLKRLSGRFGSWTLTAMQTFAGLVFFLPGLPGLLKAAPHLSAAHIGGLAFLGVGVTLGAFGLYNYGISRLPAARGAAPINLVPVVAVILGWVALGEALSPVQMLAAGAVLAGVLFSQWAPRAGKRARA; translated from the coding sequence ATGGACACCACGAGCACCCAGACCCTTGAGGCCGCCGCGCCCCCGGTTCCCGGCACCCTGCTGCCCACCCTGGCCATCCTGGCCGCCGTGGTCCTGTGGGGCGCATCGTTCTCGGCCATGAAGACCCTGCTGGCCGTGCTGCCGCCCGAATCGCTGATGCTGGCCCGCCAGGCCGGGGCCTGCCTGGCCGTGGCCTTTTTCCTGCCCCGGCTGTCCCTGGCGGGCTACCGCAAGGGCGACTGGAAATGGCTCGGGCTCTTCGTGCTGTTCATGCCCTGCGCCTATTTCCTGCTGGAATCCAACGCCCTGACCCTGACCACCTCGTCCCAGGCCGGGGTCATCTCGGCCTCGGTGCCGCTGCTGGTGGCCCTGGGGGCGCGCATGGTGCTGGGCGAGCCGCTGACCCGGCGCACCCTGGCCGGGCTGGTGCTCTCCATGGCCGGGGTCTGCTGGCTGACCCTGGCGGGCGCGCCGGACGCCAAGGCCCCCAACCCGCTGCTGGGCAACATCCTGGAACTGCTGGCCATGCTCTGCGCCGCCGGGTCGATGATCATGCTCAAGCGCCTGTCGGGCCGCTTCGGCTCGTGGACGCTCACGGCCATGCAGACCTTCGCGGGGCTGGTGTTCTTCCTGCCCGGGCTGCCCGGGCTGCTGAAGGCGGCGCCGCACTTGTCCGCCGCGCACATCGGCGGGCTGGCCTTTCTGGGCGTGGGCGTGACCCTGGGGGCCTTCGGGCTCTACAACTACGGCATCAGCCGCCTGCCCGCCGCCCGGGGCGCCGCGCCCATCAACCTCGTGCCCGTGGTGGCCGTGATCCTGGGCTGGGTGGCCCTGGGCGAGGCCCTGAGCCCGGTCCAGATGCTGGCCGCCGGGGCGGTGCTGGCCGGGGTGCTCTTCAGCCAGTGGGCCCCCCGTGCCGGGAAACGGGCCCGCGCCTAG
- the acs gene encoding acetate--CoA ligase — MSQQKIESMMHETRLFQPPAEHRDQAHVKTMQQYQELYRRSMDDPEGFWAQRADELVSWFRKPTRIMECDLHKPEVRWFADGTLNMSYNCLDRHLENGRRNKAAIIWQGEPDGDVKVYTYQMLHTEVNRFAAVLKKMGVRRGDCVSLYLPMIPELAIAMLACSRIGAMHSIVFAGFSAMSLQNRVQDCEAKVLVTADAVLRAGRTIPLKPNADEALAACPSVQKCVVVRRAGNAVTMAEGRDVWWHEEMAAPDVQGFVQPEEMGAEDTLFILYTSGSTGKPKGVVHTTGGYLTYVASTMQYVFDLHDDDVYWCTADIGWVTGHSYIVYGPLALGGTSLMFEGVPSYPGPDRFWQVVEKFKVNIFYTAPTVIRALMREGVDWTTRRDLSSLRILGSVGEPINPEAWMWYHEHIGKSRLPIVDTWWQTETGGILVSAMPYVTPLKPGSATLPLPGVDAAVVDAEGVEVPPGSGGNLVIRRPWPGMLRGVFRNPDRYKSTYFERFPGMYESGDGARRDEDGYLWVMGRLDDVINVSGHRMGTAEIESALVAHPKVAEAAVVGMPHDIKGESIYAYVTLSAGVEESPELVAELRGWVRKEIGPIASPEVIQFADGLPKTRSGKIMRRVLRKIAAGIFDQFGDTSTLADATVIDTLIDGYHEIRGN, encoded by the coding sequence ATGAGCCAGCAGAAGATCGAAAGCATGATGCACGAGACGCGTCTTTTCCAGCCCCCGGCGGAGCACCGGGACCAGGCCCACGTGAAGACCATGCAGCAGTACCAGGAGCTGTACCGCCGCTCCATGGACGACCCCGAGGGCTTCTGGGCCCAGCGCGCCGACGAGCTGGTCTCCTGGTTCCGCAAGCCAACGCGGATCATGGAGTGCGACCTGCACAAGCCCGAGGTGCGCTGGTTTGCCGACGGCACCCTGAACATGTCCTACAACTGCCTGGACCGCCACCTGGAGAACGGGCGGCGCAACAAGGCGGCCATCATCTGGCAGGGCGAGCCCGACGGGGACGTGAAGGTCTACACCTACCAGATGCTGCACACCGAGGTGAACCGCTTCGCCGCCGTGCTGAAGAAAATGGGCGTGCGCCGGGGCGACTGCGTGTCGCTGTACCTGCCGATGATCCCCGAGCTGGCCATCGCCATGCTGGCCTGCTCGCGCATCGGGGCCATGCATTCCATCGTCTTTGCCGGGTTCTCGGCCATGAGCCTGCAAAACCGCGTGCAGGACTGCGAGGCCAAGGTGCTGGTCACTGCCGACGCCGTGCTGCGCGCCGGGCGGACCATCCCCCTCAAGCCCAACGCGGACGAGGCCCTGGCGGCCTGCCCCAGCGTGCAGAAATGTGTGGTGGTGCGCCGCGCGGGCAACGCCGTGACCATGGCCGAGGGCCGCGACGTGTGGTGGCACGAGGAAATGGCCGCCCCCGACGTGCAGGGCTTCGTGCAGCCCGAGGAAATGGGCGCCGAGGACACGCTGTTCATCCTCTACACCTCGGGCTCCACGGGCAAGCCCAAGGGCGTTGTGCACACCACCGGCGGCTACCTGACCTATGTGGCCTCGACCATGCAGTACGTCTTCGACCTGCACGACGACGACGTGTACTGGTGCACCGCGGACATCGGCTGGGTCACGGGGCACAGCTACATCGTCTACGGGCCTCTGGCCCTGGGCGGCACCTCGCTGATGTTCGAGGGCGTGCCCAGCTACCCGGGGCCGGACCGCTTCTGGCAGGTGGTGGAGAAGTTCAAGGTCAACATCTTCTACACCGCGCCCACGGTCATTCGCGCGCTGATGCGCGAGGGCGTGGACTGGACCACCAGGCGCGACCTCTCCAGCCTGCGCATCCTGGGCTCGGTGGGCGAGCCCATCAACCCCGAGGCCTGGATGTGGTACCACGAGCACATCGGCAAGAGCCGCCTGCCCATCGTGGACACCTGGTGGCAGACCGAGACCGGGGGCATCCTCGTTTCGGCCATGCCCTACGTCACGCCCCTCAAGCCCGGGTCGGCGACCCTGCCCCTGCCGGGGGTGGACGCCGCCGTGGTGGACGCCGAGGGCGTCGAGGTGCCCCCGGGTTCGGGCGGCAACCTGGTCATCCGCAGGCCCTGGCCGGGGATGCTGCGCGGGGTCTTCCGCAACCCCGACCGCTACAAGTCCACCTATTTCGAGCGTTTCCCGGGCATGTACGAGTCCGGCGACGGCGCCCGGCGCGACGAGGACGGCTACCTCTGGGTCATGGGCCGACTGGACGACGTGATCAACGTCTCGGGCCACCGCATGGGCACCGCCGAGATCGAGTCGGCCCTGGTGGCGCACCCCAAGGTGGCCGAGGCCGCCGTGGTGGGCATGCCCCACGACATCAAGGGCGAGTCCATCTACGCCTATGTGACCCTGTCCGCCGGGGTGGAGGAGTCGCCCGAGCTGGTGGCCGAGCTGCGCGGCTGGGTGCGCAAGGAGATCGGGCCCATCGCCTCGCCCGAGGTCATCCAGTTCGCCGACGGCCTGCCCAAGACCCGCTCGGGCAAGATCATGCGCCGCGTGCTGCGCAAGATCGCGGCGGGCATCTTCGACCAGTTCGGCGACACCTCGACCCTGGCCGACGCCACGGTCATCGACACCCTCATCGACGGCTACCACGAGATTCGCGGCAACTGA
- a CDS encoding paraquat-inducible protein A yields the protein MHAATIACHECDLLQRTVPLPRGGVARCARCGAVLYRQGDTGLDQVLALTLAGLILFVLANAFPLLTMRIDTNVQPATLLSGALRLADQGMAGLAALVVLTSAAAPLLKLLLLGYLLVPLRLGWRAPFAARAFRVVLALQPWAMMEVFLLGLLVAMVKLSSMAEIIVGTALYAFGFLVLVLAGITASLDPRAVWDRLGVR from the coding sequence ATGCACGCCGCGACCATCGCCTGCCACGAGTGCGACCTGCTGCAACGCACCGTGCCCCTGCCCCGGGGCGGGGTGGCGCGCTGCGCGCGTTGCGGGGCCGTGCTCTACCGCCAGGGCGACACCGGGCTGGACCAGGTCCTGGCCCTGACCCTGGCCGGGCTGATCCTCTTCGTGCTGGCCAACGCCTTCCCGCTGCTGACCATGCGCATCGACACCAACGTGCAGCCCGCCACCCTGCTCTCCGGCGCGCTGCGCCTGGCGGACCAGGGCATGGCCGGGCTGGCCGCGCTGGTGGTGCTGACCAGCGCGGCGGCGCCGCTGCTCAAGCTGCTGCTGCTGGGCTATCTGCTGGTGCCCCTGCGCCTGGGGTGGCGCGCGCCCTTTGCGGCCCGGGCCTTCCGCGTGGTGCTGGCCCTGCAACCCTGGGCCATGATGGAAGTCTTCCTGCTGGGCCTGCTGGTGGCCATGGTCAAGCTCTCGTCCATGGCCGAGATCATCGTCGGCACGGCGCTGTATGCCTTCGGGTTCCTGGTGCTGGTGCTGGCGGGCATCACCGCCAGCCTGGACCCGCGCGCGGTCTGGGACCGGCTGGGGGTCCGCTGA
- a CDS encoding LysR family transcriptional regulator ArgP produces MHDYKLLEALAAVVQEGGFERAARALCLTQSAVSQRVRLLEERTGRILLTRSAPPRPTPDGQRLIRHCLQVRRLEEDLAAELDPAAPGGRPVLRIGVNADSLDFWFMDAVTDFVRQRDALLDLAVDDQERTHRLLARGEVMGCVSARPTPMQGCTATRLGVMRYGLLATPDFARRWFPRGLTREAAALAPAVRFNRADDLHDLVLARLFADPPRDYPVHFVPAPGQFMALAEAGLACGMTPFIQAAGALAAGRLVCVDARTEVPVALYWHRWNLRSPLLDGLSAALAAGARRMLEP; encoded by the coding sequence ATGCACGACTACAAGCTGCTGGAGGCCCTGGCCGCGGTGGTCCAGGAGGGCGGGTTCGAGCGCGCGGCGCGGGCCCTGTGCCTGACGCAGTCCGCCGTGTCGCAGCGGGTGCGGCTGCTGGAGGAGCGCACCGGGCGCATCCTGCTCACGCGCTCCGCCCCGCCCCGGCCCACGCCCGACGGCCAGCGCCTGATCCGCCACTGCCTGCAGGTGCGCCGCCTGGAGGAGGACCTGGCGGCGGAGCTGGACCCGGCGGCCCCGGGCGGGCGGCCCGTGCTGCGCATCGGGGTCAACGCCGACAGCCTGGACTTCTGGTTCATGGACGCGGTGACGGACTTCGTGCGCCAGCGCGACGCGCTGCTGGACCTGGCCGTGGACGACCAGGAGCGCACGCACCGGCTGCTGGCGCGCGGCGAGGTCATGGGCTGCGTGAGCGCGCGGCCCACGCCCATGCAGGGCTGCACGGCCACGCGGCTGGGGGTGATGCGCTACGGACTTTTGGCCACGCCGGACTTCGCGCGGCGCTGGTTCCCCCGGGGGCTGACCCGCGAGGCGGCGGCCCTGGCCCCGGCGGTGCGCTTCAACCGCGCCGACGACCTGCACGACCTGGTCCTGGCCCGCCTGTTCGCCGACCCGCCCCGGGACTACCCCGTGCATTTCGTGCCCGCGCCCGGGCAGTTCATGGCCCTGGCCGAGGCCGGGCTGGCTTGCGGCATGACGCCCTTCATCCAGGCCGCGGGCGCCCTGGCCGCCGGGCGGCTGGTCTGCGTGGACGCGCGCACCGAGGTGCCCGTGGCGCTCTACTGGCACCGCTGGAACCTGCGCTCGCCGCTGCTGGACGGCCTGAGCGCGGCCCTGGCCGCAGGCGCCCGGCGGATGCTGGAGCCGTAG
- a CDS encoding helix-turn-helix transcriptional regulator, whose protein sequence is MKAAHTVTFWRHADLAGLELGLISDSAHVFPRHSHDYYAIGCMERGSSYCLQRGDEATCVQTGGLALINPGQVHTGGWPGGAPITYRMFYVDEGLMRAAAQDVAQRPGGWPEFTRLVARDPDAWGGLQRLAAVAPAAREPLARQSALYTALGALLLGHAQVRAACAAGGQEPRAVRTLRELLAADLAAPLTLDDLAGAAGLSRYYLLRVFKRATGLPPHVYRTQLRITRAKALLRAGRPLADVAQDCGFADQAHFANRFRQFTGATPGQYAAT, encoded by the coding sequence GTGAAAGCCGCCCACACCGTCACCTTCTGGCGCCATGCCGACCTCGCGGGCCTGGAGCTGGGACTCATCAGCGACAGCGCCCACGTCTTCCCGCGCCACAGCCACGACTACTACGCCATCGGCTGCATGGAACGCGGCTCGAGCTACTGCCTGCAACGGGGCGACGAGGCCACCTGCGTGCAGACCGGGGGCCTGGCGCTCATCAACCCCGGCCAGGTGCATACCGGCGGCTGGCCCGGGGGCGCGCCCATCACCTACCGCATGTTCTACGTGGACGAGGGCCTCATGCGCGCCGCCGCGCAGGACGTGGCCCAGCGCCCGGGCGGCTGGCCCGAGTTCACCCGCCTGGTGGCCCGCGACCCCGACGCCTGGGGCGGGCTCCAGCGGTTGGCCGCCGTGGCGCCCGCCGCCCGCGAACCCCTGGCCCGCCAGTCGGCCCTGTACACCGCCCTGGGCGCGCTGCTGCTGGGCCACGCCCAGGTGCGCGCCGCCTGCGCGGCGGGCGGGCAGGAGCCCCGCGCCGTGCGTACCCTGCGCGAGCTGCTGGCGGCGGACCTCGCCGCGCCCCTGACCCTGGACGATCTGGCCGGGGCCGCCGGGCTGTCGCGCTACTATCTGCTGCGCGTGTTCAAGCGGGCCACGGGCCTGCCGCCCCACGTCTACCGCACCCAGCTGCGCATCACACGCGCCAAGGCCCTGCTGCGCGCGGGCCGCCCCCTGGCCGACGTGGCCCAGGACTGCGGCTTCGCCGACCAGGCCCATTTCGCCAACCGCTTCCGCCAGTTCACGGGGGCCACCCCCGGCCAGTACGCCGCCACCTGA
- a CDS encoding paraquat-inducible protein A, with translation MDAALTAARAGLVSCHSCHLLVRPPAGGAEAMEHAACPRCGAALHSRKPDSLGRTWAYLITAMIFYVPAMALPIMTTTTTFGGARKDTVLSGVYYLLTTGMWPLAAIVFFASVVVPVLKIVILVLLLVTSRQGGDWRRLDRARLYRLTEAVGRWSMVDVYVVTILVALVRLQALAIVEAEQGAVFFAAVVVLTMFAARSFDPRLIWDQRSDATP, from the coding sequence ATGGACGCCGCGCTGACCGCCGCCCGCGCCGGGCTCGTGAGCTGCCACAGCTGCCACCTGCTGGTGCGCCCGCCCGCCGGGGGGGCCGAGGCCATGGAGCACGCGGCCTGCCCGCGCTGCGGCGCCGCCCTGCACAGCCGCAAGCCCGACAGCCTGGGGCGCACCTGGGCCTATCTGATCACGGCCATGATCTTCTACGTCCCGGCCATGGCCCTGCCGATCATGACCACGACCACGACCTTCGGCGGGGCGCGCAAGGACACCGTGCTCTCCGGGGTCTACTACCTGCTGACCACGGGCATGTGGCCCCTGGCGGCCATCGTCTTCTTCGCCAGCGTGGTGGTGCCGGTGCTCAAGATCGTGATCCTGGTGCTGCTGCTGGTGACCTCGCGCCAGGGCGGCGACTGGCGCAGGCTCGACCGCGCGCGGCTGTACCGCCTCACCGAGGCCGTGGGCCGCTGGTCCATGGTCGATGTGTACGTGGTGACCATCCTGGTCGCCCTGGTGCGCCTGCAGGCCCTGGCCATCGTCGAGGCCGAGCAGGGCGCCGTGTTCTTCGCCGCCGTGGTGGTGCTGACCATGTTCGCGGCCAGAAGCTTCGACCCCCGCCTGATATGGGACCAAAGGAGCGACGCCACACCATGA
- a CDS encoding LysE/ArgO family amino acid transporter — protein sequence MLAVFIQGFGVGAGLIVAIGAQNAFVLTQSVRRNHAFAVALLCSLCDALLIGAGVAGLGAAVAASPALGRIAAWGGAAFLFWYGLGALRSLLRGGQLDPAAQPTASLRTTLATTLAVTLLNPHVYLDTVVLLGSLSGQFPGTGRYLFGAGAASASLAWFLTLGLGGRLLAPAFTRPAAWRVLDALVCATMWAIGAGMVGRALA from the coding sequence ATGCTTGCAGTGTTCATCCAGGGATTCGGGGTCGGCGCGGGGCTCATCGTGGCCATCGGCGCGCAGAACGCCTTTGTCCTGACCCAGAGCGTGCGCCGCAATCACGCCTTCGCCGTGGCCCTGCTGTGCAGCCTGTGCGACGCGCTGCTCATCGGGGCCGGGGTCGCGGGGCTGGGCGCCGCCGTGGCCGCCAGCCCGGCCCTGGGCCGCATCGCCGCCTGGGGCGGGGCCGCCTTCCTGTTCTGGTACGGCCTGGGGGCGCTGCGCTCCCTGCTGCGCGGCGGGCAGCTCGACCCCGCCGCCCAGCCCACGGCCAGCCTGCGAACCACCCTGGCCACCACCCTGGCCGTGACCCTGCTCAACCCCCATGTCTACCTGGACACCGTGGTCCTGCTCGGCAGCCTGAGCGGGCAGTTTCCCGGCACGGGGCGCTACCTCTTCGGCGCGGGCGCGGCCAGCGCCTCCCTGGCCTGGTTCCTGACCCTGGGCCTGGGCGGGCGGCTTCTGGCCCCGGCCTTCACCCGCCCGGCGGCCTGGCGCGTGCTCGACGCCCTGGTCTGCGCCACCATGTGGGCCATCGGCGCGGGCATGGTCGGGCGGGCCCTGGCCTAG